ATGATCTCTTGGCGAGCGGCGATGAAGCCGCCGCAGCTGGCGATCGATTTGGAAAGCGTGCCCATCTTGATGTCGATCGCGTCGTCCGGCAGGTCGAAGTGTTCTTGAATTCCCTTGCCGGTTTTGCCGATCACGCCCAAGCTGTGCGCTTCATCGACCATTAACAACGCGCCGTACTCGCGACATAGTTGGATGATGCGCGGGAGGGGAGCGATATCGCCTTCCATCGAATAGACGGCGTCGACGATGACAAGCATGCGTCGTCCACGGTGTTCTTTGAGAATCTCTTCCAGCTCTTCCATGTTGTTGTGCGAGAACATCAGGAAGGTCGCCGCCGAGAACTGGCAGCCGTCGACGATGCTCGCATGGTTCAACTCGTCGCCGATGACGAAATCCCCTTTGCCGACCAGAGCGGCGACCGTCGCCAGATTCGTCATGAATCCGCTGCTATAGACGATCGCATCGTCGGAATGGAAAAATTCGGCAATCTCCTGCTCAAGCTGTCGATGCGCGTCAAAGGTGCCGGCCAGCAGGCGCACGCCGTGGGCGCCTGTCCCATACAGGGCGATCGCTTCTTCGGCAGCCTGGTTGATCTCGGGCCGATTGATCAGGCCGAGATAACTGTACGACGCCATCATTAGCATCTTCTGGCCGCCGACCCAGGCATAGCTTCCTTCTTGTCTTTCGATCACGGTGCCGAAATAGTCGTGCCCAGCATCCCGAAATTGGTGGAAGCGCTGGAGGCCTTCTTGGAAGAAGCCGAGATAGTCGGCCTGAGTCAGCGCGGCATGACCGTTGCCGCCGGCCAACGAATTGGTCGGCACGCGGCGACCAAGGAATTGACTTAGCTCATCGATCGTATGTTGCTGGTAGAGCGTGTCAGCTTCAACGCTGAAGCCAAGTTTTTTCTCTAGCCGAGCGCCGATGTCGGCGGCCGCCAGCGAGTCAACGCCGAGCGAAGTGAACGTCGTGTGTCCATCCAGCGGTGGGAGTTGTTGCTCTTCGTCGCGCGCCCATTCTTGCAAGATGTCGCAAATGATCGTGGTCAGTTCCGCCGAACCGGAGGGAGAAGTTTCGACCGTCTCCGGCGTGCGGACCGCCGATTCAAAGACGATTTCAAAATCGCCGCTCTCGAAGCGTTTTTTGGCCAGTTGCCGCTGTACTTTTCCGCTAGAAGTGGTCGGAAAGGTCGCGGGACGCACGAACATCAAATCGGTCAGCGCCACTTCAAACTGATTGAGGATCGCCGAGCGGAGCGTGTCGATCTTGTGGTGAAGATCCACCAACTCGCCGTTGCCGCCGCCGTTGTTGGACCAGCGAACCATCTCGCGGGTTCCTTCGGCGATCACCAGCAGTTTTTCTTCCCCATTGCTCTCGACGGAAAATGCGGCGCAACTGTTCGGTTCGATCACTTCGAAGTGTTGCTCGACCAGTTCCTCAATGTCTTGCGGATAGATGTTTCGTCCACGAATGATGATCAGATCTTTCAAGCGACCCGTCACATACAACTGTCCGTCTCGGAGAAACCCATAGTCGCCGGTACGGAGCCAATTGCGATCGTCTCCCTCGAGCTGGGCTTGGAACGCTTCGACGGTCTCGTTGGTCCGATGCCAGTATCCTTGAGCGACGCTGTCGCCGTTGAGCCAGATTTCTCCAACTTCATGGGGGCTGCGCTGGATGAAGGTCTCGGGATCGACAATCCGAACTTCGAGATCAGGTCCGACCTGGCCGCAACTGACGAGCGGTCGACCTTGATCCGAGTCGACGATCTGATGTTGGACAAGCTGTGCGGCGTCAACGGTGACAATATCGGTGTTCGCGAGCGGTGGTCCACCAGAAACAAGCAGCGTCGTCTCGGCCATGCCGTAGCAAGGGAAGAAGGCCTCGGGACGGAAGCCGCAATCGGCGAACGCTTCGCTGAATCGCTGCACGGTCTCAGCGCGAACCGGTTCGGAGCCGTTGAAGGCGATCGTCAACGACGAGAAATCGAGCTTTGTCTTTTGCTGGGGCGTGATTTTTTTCGCACATAGATCGAAGGCGAAATTGGGAGCGCCGGTCGCTGTCGCGCCGAAGTCCGTCACGGTTTGCAGCCACTTGATCGGTTCGCGCAGGAAGGTGTTGGGCGCCATCAACACGGATGGGAACCCGACAAACAGCGGCGCAAGAATGCCGCCGATGAGTCCCATATCGTGGAACATCGGCAACCAAGAAACGACCGTCGACTCTTGGGTGAATTGGAAATACTGCTGGATCAGTTGCTCGTTGGCGACCATGTTTCCATGAGTCACCATCACGCCCTTAGGAACAGCGGTCGAACCTGACGTGTATTGCAGGAACGCCAATTGATCGCTGTGGAGTTGCGGCAGCGATCCGCCGCTCGCAGCGCTCCGTTCATTGGTAGCAAGGACCGTCGATCTCGGCATCGCACGAGCAATTTCGCCTTCGACATTCCGCTTGGTCTCGGAAGCGCAGAGGAGCAAACGGGGCGAACAATCCTCGGCGATGGTGAGGATCCGTTCGGCGTTGCGATTCTTCTTGGGGGGATAGGCGGGAACCGCAACGATCCCGGCGTACAGACACCCCAGGAACGCTTCAATGAAATCAAGACCGGCGGGATACATCAACAACGCTCGGTCGCCCGGTTCAACTACCTGCAGCAAGCGGTGAGCGATTTCCCGGGCACGTGAATCAAGGTCTCGGTAATTGACCGAGATTTGCTCTTCATCCGATTTCAGAAAGGTAAATGCGGTCTTGTCCCCCTGCGATTCCACATGGGCACGCAAGGAATCAAGGAGGGTCTCGGTTTTCTTCATCTGTTACCCTCATGGCATCAGAGCGTTTGAACATTATCGAACAATTGCATGGACGTCGAAGTGCCCACTAAATCCACATTTCCCAATGTGTCCACAATGTCCAATGCAACTACAATACCCAATGTAATTACATAAGCAATCCTTTGCATGGCCGAAAATGGCTCGATTGGTTTTTATCCAGAACCGAAGCGGAGGGGTTGACTTTTTTGGCTACGAGGTTTTTTCCGCCTCTAACTTCTCTTTTCACCAGCTCAAGGGCGATTTCTCGCGATCTCTCAAGGATCTGAACTGAGAATTGTAGCTCGCGAATTACCACTACGGGTGACAAGAACCACGCCATTGGAGATGTTTCACGGACGGAGCGGTCCGTCTGGCCGGAAGTTGTTTTATATCAAGGAGTATTGATCTCAGGCGATGGAGGCGTAGCCCAATTCGCTGCCGATCAAGATCTCGGCTGCTAGCGGTCTTACGTTGGCAACGTGAAAGCCCCTGAAAACGGGGTAAGGCAGGAGGCCTTCCTTGCGCCGCAATGGCTCGATGAGCGTTGCGAATGGAGGCAAATTTCGTCTCGGTTTGTCGTTACTCCCCAATCACCTTGATCAAAATCCGCTTCCGCCGCTTCCCGTCAAACTCGTAATAAAAAATATGCTCCCAAGGCCCCAGATGGAGCTTGCCCCCTGTGATCGCCACAACGACCTCGCGTCCCATGATCTGGCGTTTGTGATGCGCGTCGGCGTTGTCTTCGCCGGTCCGATTGTGGAGATAGCCGCCTTGCTTCGGATCGCCGCCGGGGTTGAAAGGGACCAGTTCTTCGAGCCAGCGCTCATAGTCGGCGTGCAGGCCGCTCTCGTCGTCATTGATGAAAACGCTTGCCGTAATGTGCATTGCGTTTACAAGAACAAGTCCATCTTGAACCCCGCTCTGAGTAACCAGGTCCTCGACTTCGGAATGAATCGAAACGATCTGCCGCCGCTGCGGAATATCCATCCACAGTTCTTTAGTCAGCGTCTTCATTTTGGATGTTCTTGGGGGCTTGAGGTCCGTTTGGGATCTCCAGGATCGCGTCCGAGACTGCGTCTGCCGCACTCAGTTACCTTTAAGACTAACACGACCCACATGACCTGGCGACAAAAGCTATATCGACTCAATTCCAATACGTGAGGATATTCGTTTGCTTGGAAGATAGGGACGTTCAAGTGGTGTGATGAGTTCCTCGATTCGCTCGCCGATTGCGTTTTCACGTTGGGCTACGACGAATTCGCTCATGTCCATAATTTCGACAATCTCTTCTTTTCCATAGTCTTCAAGTGTGGACCCACGTAATCCAAGTTGAATCGCTCTTCGTTCATCCTTAGCTCCATTCGGAAGGTGATCTGGGTCCCATTGCAGTCGTACTTCCGATTGAGATACGGCAGACTTCCACTCATCCTGACTTGAGAATTGTTCTGGATTGAATGTAGAGGGTACGGCTTTTTCAAGAATCGAGTCAAAGAAGGTTCGGCGAAGTCGAATAGCCAAAATTATTTCCTGCCCGGAAGACTGCCCCCAATTGCTCCGATACATCATCCAAAGAAAGTTCGGTTTGATCCAACTCATTCGGTTGTAGCTGAAATCGCCGCCAAAGTACCCGTTGCGAGCAGCGAACAGGCCAATTGATGGGGAGTAAGCTTGGTACACCAAGATTGTTTCGTCATCAAAGCATGCCAGAAGATGCTTGCCAGACGACGGCCATTTCTCTTTCTGATTTCGATAACGCTCTGTGGGAATTGTCATGATCTTGGAAACTCGACAAAACCGGCGCCATCTTCGATGCCCGTCACAACGCCGTCGAACGCCTCGATGAGTGCGACCATGCAACCGACGCCACCGTATGGGTAGGCAAGTGCATAGAAAGAAAGTCGTGCGTGGTTACCGCGAACGAGTTCGCAACGGATGAGATTGTATTCGCCGTTCACAAATGCATCGATGAGTGAATCGAAGTCCCATTGAAGCTCGGTTGCCTGATCCGTTGGTATGATTGCAACAGGGCGAGTTCGTAAATCTTCAGTTCGCTTTTGCCTCAAGTCGTCAGGTGGCCAGTAGAATTTGGCCAGTGACTCTTCGTCAAAGAACTCAAGCAACTCTTCATTCGGCCGCCAGTCTTCGGCGTCCTTGTCGTGCTTGAACACATCGAACACCCGTTTCATTGCGGTGAATCGATCCAACGAAGCGATTGTGAAATCAACGTATTCACTCATGGCGGTGCTTCTGGTTTGGGAAATGGCAGGCTCACGCAGCCGCATTTCCGAGAAGGGGCATAAGGTGAGATAGTTCTGCGGAAATTTGGCGAAAAATGCCTTTAACGGGGCTGGTTCACCACGGATGCCGAAGCAAACGAAAGTTGCTGGCTTTCGGGGGGTGCGAAAAAAATCTAGCTTCTATTGCGAAATAATTCTGGACGGATAGATTAGAGATTCCTTCTGCTTAGAGGGGGGATTTTTCATTCTTATTCCTATTCTATTGGGGTTTATCCGTGTGCAAATCAAATCGTTGCTCCCGAAATGGGTTTACGCTCGTTGAGTTATTAGTGGTGATCGCGATCATCGGCGTCTTAATCGCTTTGTTGCTGCCGGCGGTTCAGCAAGCGCGGGAAGCGGCTCGACGGATGCAATGTTCCAACAATTTAAAACAGTTGGGAATTGTGATGCATAACTATCACGATACGTTCGGGCGTTTCACCCCTGGCGTTGTCGGACTCGTTAACTTTGACGGCGGTCGCGGCACCGGCAGCTTTGACGGCAATCCGCCGACATGGATGCTCATGATTTTGCCGTTTATCGAACAGGCGGCGCTCTACGACGGCATGAAATCGCACTTGGATGGCGGCGGCAACCCTGCCACGGCGCCGGGGCGATTTACGGTGATCGACGGTTTGACCTGCCCGAGCGATCCGAACGGTCGGAAGATCACCAATATCGAACCGTCCGTCTGGTCAGGTAATTTTGGTTTTGCCGGCAACTATGTCAGTTGTAGCGGATCGGAAGTTTTCACCCCGACCACCGACGCCAACATGCGGAATCGCAACGGCATCTTCTATGCGAACTCGCGGACCGATTTGGCCGACGTTACCGATGGCACCACCAACACGCTGCTAATGGGAGAGATCTTAGTCGTGCCCGACGTCGCTCCACGTAACTCGACCAATCAAGATCTGCGCGGGTCGTATTACTTCGGGCGTCGCGCGAGCGGATCTTTCAGTACGTTGGAGCCGCCGAACACGCTGGTAGGCGATCGCTCTAGCAGTTGTCGCAACTTTATGCGGGCGCCCTGTAATGGGTCTGGCTTGGACAACATGGTGATCTACAGTCGCAGCTATCATCCTGGCGGCGCCGAATTTGGGTTGGCCGACGGATCGGTGCGGTTCATTTCGGAATCGGTCGATCGCATGGCTTATCAAGCGTATGGAACCCGCGGTGGCAACGAAACGCCTGGTGATCTTTGACGCTTGCCAATTCTTGTTTTTTTGGCAAGTGGACGCTGACGCCTGCGAAGTGAAGCGGCGTCATGTTTCCTGAATCATCCATCCTTCGTCCGTTCAGGTTTGACCCATGGCATTTCGTTCACCCCTCGCCTGCGTTGCGCTCGTCGCGTTTGGCTCGATCGCTTTACTAGGATGCTATGACCGGGGGCCGAAGTTGCCTCCGACGGTGTCGGTCTCGGGCAGCGTTACGCTGAACGGGCAACCGCTGCCCAGAGCATTAATCACCTTTTCGCCGGTCGAGCCAGGTCCGGCGTCGAGCGGGCAAGTGCTTGACGGTCAGATTGTCGAACTGCGAAGCAACGGCATGAAGAGCGGCGTGGTCATCGGCGAGCATCGTGTGACCATCTATGACGAAGATGTCGAGTCAGGCTCGGTTGACGTTGTGCCAAACCGGTACGGTAGTCTTGATACGGCGATCTTGGCGACGGTGACGGAAGAAGGGCCGAACGAATTTGCGTTCGCATTGGAACGAAAATAGCGGAGCGATCGCAAGCTGCTTAGCGATGAAAAAAAGGACCGCAATCGAATCGCGGTCCTTTGGTTGTTTCTGGAGTGATTGGTCGCCGCCTAACCAGCGACATCCCCCGTCGTCCAGTTTCCATCAATCAAGCGCCAAGTCTTGCCAGTGGGGTTCTTGTCTTGCAGTTCGGCCGGCAGTCGCGCGGCGCGAACATTGTCAAAACATTGCAGCATCCCAAAGCGGACCAGCGCCGCTGGAATGCCGACAGCGGTGAAAGCCGGATGCCCCGTCGCCGGGAAAGGCCCACCGTGGTTCATCGCCGGGCTGACCGCGACGCCGGTCGGCATCTTGTCGTTTAACAGGCGACCAACTTTCACACGCAAATGCGGTTCCAACTGGGCGTAGGCGGCGTCGTCAGAACCTTGCGTGTCGCTGTAAACGCAGCCGGTCAAATTGCCTTCCAGCGAATCGATCACGGCGATGGCTTCGGCCAGACCTTGAGCGACGACAATCAGCGAGCCGTTGCCAAACGCCTCGGTTTGGAAGACCAGGGGATCGGTCAAGAACTTCGCCGCGTCGACCTTTAGCAGCGTATTGGCGTGGCTATAGCCGGTTCCGGCGCCAGGTGCGCCGCCGGCGAGTTGCTGAGCGCCTGCTTCTTTCAGCGTTTGAAATGCGACGGTCAGGCCGGTTTCGACATTCTTGGTCAACAGCGTACCGACCGGAGCGGCGGCGAACTTGGCGGCCGTGCCGGTCACGAACGCTTGGCTTTCGGCGCCGTCGATCACAAGCACCAGGCCGGGGTTGGTGCAGAACTGACCGGCGCCCATCAGGCAGCTGCCGGTGAACTCGTCGACCAGTTTGTCGCCGCGCTCTTTTAGTGCGCCCGGCAAGATCACGACCGGATTCACGCTCGACAGTTCCAGATAGATCGGTTTGCCATGTTTGTCGGCCGCTTCTTTCAGCACCAAACCGGCGCGGCGACTGCCGGTATAGGCGGTCGCGCCGATACGCGGATCGGAAACCAACTTGGCGCCGTCGTCATAGTTGCAGTGATAAAAGAGTTGGAGCGTCGCCGGAGGGAGATCGGTTTCCTGCACCGCTTGGAAGGCGAGTTTCGCCAAAGCGAGCGTCGTACCGGGGCAGGAGGGATTTGCTTTGGCGATCACCGGATTGCCAGACGCGATCGCGGCGGCGAAGTCTCCGCCGGAGGCTCCGCCGAACGCAAACGGAAAGTTGTTGGGACCGAAGACGCAGACCGGACCGAGCGGCGCGAAGTAAGCGCGAATGTTGGCCTTGGTGTCGATGGTCGCTTGCTTCCACGATCGTTCGACCGCGGCGGCGGCGGCGGTGCGCAACTGATTGGAAGTACGCGGCAGCTCGACATCTTTCAGACGGGGCGAGACCGGCAGTCCGCTTTCGGCGTTGGCGATAGCGCACAGCTCGTCCGCGTTGGCGTCGATCAATTCGGCGTAACGCGTCAGAAATTCGGCGATCCGTTCTGGCGGCAATTGAGAAAGCGCTTTGAACGCTTCGTCGGCGGCGGAGAGCACCGCTTCGCAATCTTGCCAGGTGCTAATCGGATATTGGGCCGGCAGCGGTTGTTTGGTCGCAGGATTATCGGCTTGGAACGTGCCGGAAGCATCAGCCGCTTTCCATTGGCCGGCGATCAGAACAGGCTGGAGATCAGACATAGTAGAAGCTCAACAGGTTTAGACGGAAATTGGCGAATGGGGGAACATTCAGCTTAATGCTTTCGCGCAATCGCGACTGCGGCGCCTACGCCGAACGTCAACGATTTCGCCGAAAGTATAAATCGCCGAAAAATTCGACGATCTGCCGCTTGGTGCGCCGCACTGCTTGTTATCGCTGAATGATTGGATTGCGGAGCGTGCCGATGCCAGCGATCGTGATTTCGACAATATCGCCAGGTAAGAGCGTAAAGTCGTTGTCCGGAATCACGCCGGTGCCGGTCAGCAAAATGGCGCCGGTCGGAAAACTATTGTCGCGGCGCAAGTAGCCGATTAGATCTTCGAAGGAGCGAGCCATTTCGCCGATGTCGGTCGATCCGGTAAACGCGGCTTGTCCGCCGCGGCGAACGGCGAGATCGATCTTGATATCGGCCAGATTGGGCAGTTCGGCTTCAAAGTCTTCTCGCAGTGCGATACAAGGTCCCAATCCGCAGCATTGGTCGTAGACCTTGGCTTGCGGCAGATAGAGCGGGTTCTCGCCTTCAATGTCGCGGCTGCTCATATCGTTACCGATGACATAGCCAACCAACTGCAGCTTGGAGTTCAGGACCAGTCCCAGCTCGGGTTCGGGAACGTTCCACTTCGAGTCTTGGCGGATCCGCAGTGGTTGCTCGGGCCCGCTCACACGATGCGGCGTCGCTTTCATGAACAATTCAGGTCGCGGCGAAGCGTAGACCCGGTCGTAACAGTCGGCGGCCGCTTCCGACTCTTCCATGCGGGCCGCTTTGCTACGGGTATAGGTGACGCCGGCGGCCCAAACTTCGTGTTGCTCAACGGGGGGAAGCAAGGTGACGCTGGAGAACGGAATCGGCTCGCAGTGAGTCGAAACGTGGGACCTGGCGACTTCCGCGGGGTCCATCATTTCCAACAAGGGAAAAAGTGACATCGTGAGAGGACGGATCAGGTCTCCATCCCACCAGCCGGTCCGGGGTAATTGGCCGGCGTCGAGATATTTGACGATTTTCATAAAAGAATGAGATCACGCTGTGGGGGAGTGCTGTGGGGGAACGGTCTCATCTTAACGTACGGCGATGTCTGCAAAAACCTTCTACACCGCTTTGCGAGCGATTTGTGCAAACCAAGCTGCATCCCAGGCAGCGGCAGTAAGCAGAACCACTGATTCGATCCGAGCCGGTAGAAGCGAACGGCGTTAACCCCAGCCTGTTGCGCGTGTTAGGCGAGCGGTCATAAAATGGCCACATCTCATTGGGGCCCTAGGCATAAGTTTTGCAGCAGACTGGTTTTGGACCGACTGCGGTCTCTTCATTGCAAACTATATGGTGTGGCAACCAATCGTGGCTGACGTGCGCACCGTTGCCGTCCGGTAGTTCGGTTGTCGGGAGAGGGCGCTGGATTGCCGGCACGGCGCGGTGCGACGCCGCCCGTTTTAAATCGGTCGACAATACAAGATCGGCCTGGACGATAGCTTGGGTCTTCACGGATTAGGTCGGTCCGCATACGATATGACAGAGAGAACGTGCGGTTTTTAGGCCGTCACTTTCCCGGTCATTTTCTGCAAATGCCTCGCTGCCGACGCTTAGGCTAACTTCAAATTCGTCGGCCCTTCTGTAATGGATGCTTCCAAGCTACGGCGACAAATCGCCAGTCAAGCGGCGCGCTTGATGTATGAACGGCAAGAATCGGAATATTACCGCGCCAAAATGAAAGCGGCTCGGCGACTCTGCCGAGGCTGGGTCAAACCGGCCGATCTCCCCAGTAACGCCGAGATCCGGGACGAAGTGCAGTCGCTCGCGCGGATGTTTGAAGGCGATGCGCGGCTCGACAATCTGCGGGAGATGCGTTTCGCTGCGCTCCATACGATGAAGCTGTTGGCCAACTTTCGCCCACGTTTGATCGGCAGCGTTTTGACAGGGCATGTTCGGCGGG
The nucleotide sequence above comes from Blastopirellula sp. J2-11. Encoded proteins:
- a CDS encoding DUF4291 domain-containing protein is translated as MTIPTERYRNQKEKWPSSGKHLLACFDDETILVYQAYSPSIGLFAARNGYFGGDFSYNRMSWIKPNFLWMMYRSNWGQSSGQEIILAIRLRRTFFDSILEKAVPSTFNPEQFSSQDEWKSAVSQSEVRLQWDPDHLPNGAKDERRAIQLGLRGSTLEDYGKEEIVEIMDMSEFVVAQRENAIGERIEELITPLERPYLPSKRISSRIGIESI
- a CDS encoding fumarylacetoacetate hydrolase family protein, whose translation is MKIVKYLDAGQLPRTGWWDGDLIRPLTMSLFPLLEMMDPAEVARSHVSTHCEPIPFSSVTLLPPVEQHEVWAAGVTYTRSKAARMEESEAAADCYDRVYASPRPELFMKATPHRVSGPEQPLRIRQDSKWNVPEPELGLVLNSKLQLVGYVIGNDMSSRDIEGENPLYLPQAKVYDQCCGLGPCIALREDFEAELPNLADIKIDLAVRRGGQAAFTGSTDIGEMARSFEDLIGYLRRDNSFPTGAILLTGTGVIPDNDFTLLPGDIVEITIAGIGTLRNPIIQR
- a CDS encoding DUF1559 domain-containing protein, which gives rise to MCKSNRCSRNGFTLVELLVVIAIIGVLIALLLPAVQQAREAARRMQCSNNLKQLGIVMHNYHDTFGRFTPGVVGLVNFDGGRGTGSFDGNPPTWMLMILPFIEQAALYDGMKSHLDGGGNPATAPGRFTVIDGLTCPSDPNGRKITNIEPSVWSGNFGFAGNYVSCSGSEVFTPTTDANMRNRNGIFYANSRTDLADVTDGTTNTLLMGEILVVPDVAPRNSTNQDLRGSYYFGRRASGSFSTLEPPNTLVGDRSSSCRNFMRAPCNGSGLDNMVIYSRSYHPGGAEFGLADGSVRFISESVDRMAYQAYGTRGGNETPGDL
- a CDS encoding aldehyde dehydrogenase (NADP(+)), whose translation is MSDLQPVLIAGQWKAADASGTFQADNPATKQPLPAQYPISTWQDCEAVLSAADEAFKALSQLPPERIAEFLTRYAELIDANADELCAIANAESGLPVSPRLKDVELPRTSNQLRTAAAAAVERSWKQATIDTKANIRAYFAPLGPVCVFGPNNFPFAFGGASGGDFAAAIASGNPVIAKANPSCPGTTLALAKLAFQAVQETDLPPATLQLFYHCNYDDGAKLVSDPRIGATAYTGSRRAGLVLKEAADKHGKPIYLELSSVNPVVILPGALKERGDKLVDEFTGSCLMGAGQFCTNPGLVLVIDGAESQAFVTGTAAKFAAAPVGTLLTKNVETGLTVAFQTLKEAGAQQLAGGAPGAGTGYSHANTLLKVDAAKFLTDPLVFQTEAFGNGSLIVVAQGLAEAIAVIDSLEGNLTGCVYSDTQGSDDAAYAQLEPHLRVKVGRLLNDKMPTGVAVSPAMNHGGPFPATGHPAFTAVGIPAALVRFGMLQCFDNVRAARLPAELQDKNPTGKTWRLIDGNWTTGDVAG
- a CDS encoding secondary thiamine-phosphate synthase enzyme YjbQ; translated protein: MKTLTKELWMDIPQRRQIVSIHSEVEDLVTQSGVQDGLVLVNAMHITASVFINDDESGLHADYERWLEELVPFNPGGDPKQGGYLHNRTGEDNADAHHKRQIMGREVVVAITGGKLHLGPWEHIFYYEFDGKRRKRILIKVIGE
- a CDS encoding aminotransferase class I/II-fold pyridoxal phosphate-dependent enzyme, giving the protein MKKTETLLDSLRAHVESQGDKTAFTFLKSDEEQISVNYRDLDSRAREIAHRLLQVVEPGDRALLMYPAGLDFIEAFLGCLYAGIVAVPAYPPKKNRNAERILTIAEDCSPRLLLCASETKRNVEGEIARAMPRSTVLATNERSAASGGSLPQLHSDQLAFLQYTSGSTAVPKGVMVTHGNMVANEQLIQQYFQFTQESTVVSWLPMFHDMGLIGGILAPLFVGFPSVLMAPNTFLREPIKWLQTVTDFGATATGAPNFAFDLCAKKITPQQKTKLDFSSLTIAFNGSEPVRAETVQRFSEAFADCGFRPEAFFPCYGMAETTLLVSGGPPLANTDIVTVDAAQLVQHQIVDSDQGRPLVSCGQVGPDLEVRIVDPETFIQRSPHEVGEIWLNGDSVAQGYWHRTNETVEAFQAQLEGDDRNWLRTGDYGFLRDGQLYVTGRLKDLIIIRGRNIYPQDIEELVEQHFEVIEPNSCAAFSVESNGEEKLLVIAEGTREMVRWSNNGGGNGELVDLHHKIDTLRSAILNQFEVALTDLMFVRPATFPTTSSGKVQRQLAKKRFESGDFEIVFESAVRTPETVETSPSGSAELTTIICDILQEWARDEEQQLPPLDGHTTFTSLGVDSLAAADIGARLEKKLGFSVEADTLYQQHTIDELSQFLGRRVPTNSLAGGNGHAALTQADYLGFFQEGLQRFHQFRDAGHDYFGTVIERQEGSYAWVGGQKMLMMASYSYLGLINRPEINQAAEEAIALYGTGAHGVRLLAGTFDAHRQLEQEIAEFFHSDDAIVYSSGFMTNLATVAALVGKGDFVIGDELNHASIVDGCQFSAATFLMFSHNNMEELEEILKEHRGRRMLVIVDAVYSMEGDIAPLPRIIQLCREYGALLMVDEAHSLGVIGKTGKGIQEHFDLPDDAIDIKMGTLSKSIASCGGFIAARQEIIDFLKHTARGFIFSAALPAAQVGAARKCFEIIQREPHLADRLRRLCDQFVSGLRQLGFEVPPTESAVVPIIFSTEKETLEAVGFCRDQGLFVVPVFYPAVPMDKPRIRATVTASLTEDEIDSALSVFQALSTMQSQSRMERALEAKGMEKRTITVSRTSSSFSAP